One Drosophila willistoni isolate 14030-0811.24 chromosome 2R unlocalized genomic scaffold, UCI_dwil_1.1 Seg167, whole genome shotgun sequence DNA segment encodes these proteins:
- the LOC6642311 gene encoding endoplasmic reticulum resident protein 44-like: protein MVANSVKIPTSNVKQITKHNINTTIYSNEVVLLNFYADWCQFSVMLTPIFERAASQLAEEMNGENGKIQLGRVDCVKEKELADRYDIRKFPTLRLFYRGQDLRQEYRGKRSSEAIVKYVKSQLRSAITEIHHPDELAKLDTKRRAIIGYFNSREQPAYKIFEKMTVRLMNYCDFYMRLGADIENPIFPRSLPALLFRPDIERTHGQDEIYEVGAAIPHLVETWAFEKCVPLVREVDFNNVEELIEQKLPLLLLLHSPNDLSSIKDFKAIVEMQLSEFRGRFNFITVDGLKFEHSVQHMGKSRKDLPIIAIDSLHFMYPFSHFKDMYIPGKLQNFLQEFSSQHLREKLKMDDIKIVNQATGKSTTLPPPLSTFKNLGPSKHRYTLLHHDEL from the coding sequence ATGGTAGCAAATTCGGTGAAGATTCCCACTTCGAATGTAAAACAGATAACAAAGCATAATATCAATACGACTATCTATTCCAATGAAGTGGTTCTGCTCAATTTCTACGCGGATTGGTGTCAATTTAGTGTTATGCTAACGCCGATTTTCGAACGGGCTGCCAGTCAATTGGCCGAAGAAATGAATGGTGAAAATGGTAAAATTCAATTGGGACGCGTGGATTGTGTTAAGGAAAAGGAACTGGCCGATCGGTATGATATACGTAAATTTCCTACATTACGTCTCTTTTATCGTGGTCAAGACTTGCGGCAAGAGTATCGTGGCAAGAGATCCAGTGAGGCCATTGTGAAATATGTAAAGTCTCAGTTACGTTCGGCCATAACGGAAATACATCATCCAGATGAATTGGCCAAGTTGGATACAAAGCGACGAGCCATTATAGGCTACTTCAATAGCCGTGAGCAACCGGCCTATAAGATATTTGAAAAGATGACAGTCCGTTTAATGAACTACTGTGATTTTTATATGCGTTTGGGAGCTGACATTGAGAATCCCATATTTCCTCGCTCATTGCCCGCTCTGCTGTTTCGCCCGGATATAGAACGTACCCATGGTCAGGATGAGATCTATGAGGTTGGTGCTGCAATTCCACATCTCGTTGAGACTTGGGCTTTTGAGAAATGTGTCCCTCTAGTGCGAGAGGTGGACTTCAATAATGTGGAAGAGCTGATCGAACAGAAACTACCTCTTCTACTGTTGCTGCATTCCCCCAACGATTTGTCATCGATTAAGGATTTCAAGGCCATTGTGGAAATGCAATTATCTGAATTTCGTGGACGTTTCAATTTCATCACCGTTGATGGCCTCAAATTTGAACATTCTGTTCAACACATGGGCAAATCGAGAAAAGATTTACCCATTATAGCAATCGATTCTTTGCACTTTATGTATCCATTTTCTCATTTTAAGGATATGTATATACCAGGAAAGTTGCAAAATTTTCTTCAAGAATTCTCTTCTCAGCATTTGCGTGAGAAATTGAAAATGGACGATATCAAGATAGTTAATCAAGCCACTGGGAAATCAACAACATTGCCGCCTCCCTTATCCACCTTTAAGAATTTGGGACCCTCGAAGCATCGGTACACGTTACTCCATCATGATGAGCTCTAA
- the LOC111518620 gene encoding uncharacterized protein LOC111518620, whose protein sequence is MAKGGIRQWVKQIATVGVEVKRNKRANKLLTWVKPISLKPPFSPPTSNTREITKKIKNLKPVEEILPENFMEPGIFASRRCNGMGACSFIGGVVQPTTRRCQKANSQNLNDADLFKHYSLLNGRSNWKTPKDGPLSSLHASRMSASFKQAPRVSEACFDRLIMYKRSIPKK, encoded by the exons ATGGCCAAAGGAGGAATACGTCAATGGGTTAAGCAGATCGCCACTGTTGGGGTTGAAGTAAAACGAAATAAACGGGCTAACAAGCTGTTGACATGG GTGAAACCAATATCACTAAAGCCGCCGTTTTCTCCACCGACTTCCAACACAAGAGAAATTACCAAAAAGATCAAAAATCTTAAGCCTGTTGAGGAAATTCTTCCTGAAAATTTCATGGAACCTGGCATATTTGCTTCTCGTCGTTGTAATGGAATGGGCGCATGCTCATTTATTGGCGGAGTAGTTCAGCCAACGACTAGACGGTGTCAAAAAGCGAATTCACAGAATTTAAATGACGCTGATCTCTTTAAGCATTACTCCTTGTTAAATGGTAGATCAAATTGGAAAACTCCAAAGGATGGGCCCCTATCCAGTTTGCATGCCTCTCGTATGAGCGCTTCATTTAAACAAGCTCCACGTGTAAGTGAGGCTTGTTTTGATCGTCTTATCATGTATAAGCGTTCCATTCCAAAGAAGTAG